A window from Manis javanica isolate MJ-LG chromosome 10, MJ_LKY, whole genome shotgun sequence encodes these proteins:
- the AHSP gene encoding alpha-hemoglobin-stabilizing protein yields MALLQTNKDLISTGMKKFNVLLNQQVFSDPPVPEEAMVTMVDDWVNFYINYYRQQVVGEQQEQDRALQELQQELNTLSSPFLAKYRAFLQSL; encoded by the exons ATGGCCCTTCTGCAGACCAATAAAGATCTCATTTCCAcaggaatgaaaaaatttaaTGTTCTGCTGAATCAGCAG GTTTTTTCTGATCCTCCTGTCCCTGAAGAAGCTATGGTGACTATGGTGGATGATTGGGTGAACTTCTACATCAACTATTACAGGCAGCAGGTAGTGGGGGAGCAGCAAGAGCAGGACAGGGCTCTGCAGGAACTTCAACAAGAGCTAAATACTCTGTCTTCCCCTTTCCTGGCCAAATACAGGGCCTTCCTGCAGTCCTTGTGA